GCGTCGCGAGGTTCTTGAACTCGCGCGTGACGACGTAGTTCTCGGTGCCGCAGAGCAGGCGCACCTGCGAGCGCGCGATCTCGACCACGAGATCGGCCTCGTCGGGCGCGAGGTTCGCGAGCTCCGAGACGATGCGGCGCATCTCGGTCGCCTCGGCGTCCTCGATGCGCAGGTCGGCGCCGGCGCCGCGCGCGAGCACGTAGGCGAACGCGGCGAGGTAGCGAGCGGTCTGTGGCGGGAGGCGCTCCAGGCGCGCGGAGATCTCGCGCACCGAGGCGGTCTGCGCCGCCGTCTCCGGCTTCGCGTCACCACCGATTCCCAGCCAACGCAAAATCGACGCGTCCGCCCCCGCGAGCGCGGCAGGCTAGGGGAGCACGCCGCGCGCGGCGAGCGTCGCGAGGTCGAGCGCGAAGCTGCGAGCGCAAGGCAACTCCGCAGGGTCCGACCCCGCGAACCCGCCTCCATGCCCGCGACTCGCGTCCGGCTACGTTGCGCAGATGCTTCCCTTCGATGACGACGCGCTGCTGCTGCTCCACAACCCGCGCTGCTCGAAGAGCCGCGAGGCGGCAGCGCTGCTGGATGCGCGCGGGGCACGCTACGAGACGCGGCTCTACCTCGAGGCGCCGCTCTCGCGCGGCGAGCTTGCGGATCTCGCGCAGCGGCTCGCGCGCCCGGTGCGCGAGCTCGTGCGCACCAAGGAGCCGGCCTTCGCCGCGCTCGGGCTCATCGCAAGTGCTGGTGACGACGCGCTGCTGGACGCGCTCGCGCGCGAGCCCGCACTGCTCGAGCGGCCCGTGCTCGTGCGCGGCAAGCGCGCGGTGATCGGGCGTCCCCCCGAAGCGGTGCTGGAGCTGCTCGCGTGAGCGGCGAGCGCGCGCCGTTCGCGCTGCCGCCCGAGGACGCGGCGCTCGTTGCGGAGCTGCGCGCGGGCAGCGCGTCGGCCTACGAGCGCTTCGTGCGCGAGAACGCGCCGCGCGTGCTCGGCGTCGCGCGGCGCATGATGCGGAACGACGAGGACGCGCGGGACATCGTGCAGGACACGTTCCTCTCGGCGTTCCGCCACATCGGCGACTTCGACGGCAACTCGCGGCTCGCGAGCTGGCTGCACCGGATCGCGGTGAACGCGGCGCTGATGAAGCTGCGCTCGAAGCGGCGCCGCCCCGAGGAGTCGATCGAGGAGCTTCTGCCGAAGTTCCTCGCGGACGGAAACCACGAGCGCGAGCCGTCGCCGTGGGCGCTCGGCGGCGAGGCCGCGACCGCGAGCGCCGAGGTGCGCAAGGCGGTGCGCCGCGCGATCGACGAGATGCCCGATCTCTACCGCGATGTCGTGTTGTTACGGGACATCGAGGATCTCTCGACCGAGGAGGCCGCGCGCGCGCTCGGGATCACGATCCCGGCGCTGAAGACGCGCCTTCACCGCGCGCGTCTCGCGCTGCGCGAACGGCTCGACGATCTCTTGCGCGAGCTGGGAGGCGCCCCATGACCTGCCGCGAGTTCACCGAATTCCTGATGGCGTACCTCGACGGCGAGCTCGCGAGCGACGTCCGCAGCGCCTTCGAGTCGCACATGTTCGGCTGCCAGACGTGCGTTAACTATCTCGAGAGTTATCAGGCCACGATCCAGCTCGGGCGCGTCGCGTGCGCGGAGGACGAGCCGGTGCCGAGCGACGTCCCCGAGTCGCTCGTGCAGGCGATCCTCGCCGCGAGGAAGCTGCAGTAGCGGCGCTCAGGGCAGGGCGGCTTCGCGGGCGCGCGGCGTCGCCCTCGTCCGCAGGTGAACTGAGGCGCGCTATTGGCAGCGGAAGTTGCTCGCGTTCGTCGTGCTGCCGTTCGGGTCGATCAGTCGCGCGCGCTGCGGGTAGGGGCACAGCGGACGCGTCATGCCGCCGCCCGATGCGACGATTGCGTCGGGCCGAGTGCCCCGCTCACTCCACGCCTCGAGCGCGCTCAGGGCGTCGAAGTTCGAGGGGCCGCGGCCGTTGCGGCAGTGGTAGCCGCCCGGCGCCATGTACAAGCGCACGAAGTCGTCGCGCGTCGTGGGGCCGAGCCGCAGGCCGATCGTCTCGAACGTGTCGACCGTGGCGCGCGCGGGGATCGCGGCGTCCCACAGCCGTGCCACAGGATCAGCTTTCCGCCGCGCTGCTGGAACGCGCGCAGGTCTTGGTTCGCGGAGAAGCCCGCCGGCTCGGGTAGACCGAAGTCGCCGTTTGCGGGATCGAAGCTGCGAAAGTCCATCGTCGGCGACACGAAGCCGCGGAAGAAGCTGTCGATCATCACGTGTTGCATCGACGGGAACTGGCCCGGAGCGCTGCTCGACACCATCCAGTTGCGCCAGTTGCTGCTGTCGCTCTCGCCGCCCTTCGAGTAGCCGAGCGCGCGGTGCCGCCCACCTGGGCCGGCGTAGATGGCGGCGATCACATCGATCTGCGCGGTGGTGAAGCACGAGGGATCCGCGGCGTTGCCCGGCGCGCACACGGGGAGGTCACGCCTCGGGTCGAAGGTGCACTCGCGCGGGTCGTCGAGAATGCGGTCGACGATGCCGTCGAGCGCATCGCAGCTCGCGAGCACGTGCTGCTCGAGCGCCGCGAGCTTGGCGCTCGGAAGAGCCGGAGCGTTGAGCCGCGTCGGGTCGGGATACATGTGGCGCTGATTCCACGCGAAGCTCGCCATTGCGGCCGCGAGGTCCGCCGGTGCGCCTGCGATCACGCCATCGAAGTCACCGGGGTACTGCATCGCTTCCCACAACCCCTGGCGGCCGCCGGTCGAGCAGCCTTCGAAGTAGGCGCGGGTCACGGCGCTGCCGTAGTAACGCAGCAGCACCTGCTTCACGCCGACGGTCGCGGCATGAACGCCGCGATCGAGGAAGTCGATGCGCTTTGCGGCCTGGCCCTGCGCCCAGCTCGCATCGGTGCCGGCGCTCTGGTGGCCCGTGTCGGTCACTGCAGTCGCGTAGCCGCGAGACAGCTCGCGACTCGCGACCGGCGGCAGCGCGCCCGAGAACCCGGAGTTTCCGGAAAAGTGCAGCTTCGCGTTCCAGCCGGTCGGAAGCTCCGCGCGAAAGTTGACGCGATTGAGACCGACGCGTTTGTCACCCGTGTCCACGTATCCCGACACGAGGCAGTGCTCGGGCACGCCGCTCGCTGCGGGCTGCCACACGCTCGTGAGGACCGTGGGCTTTCCCGTGCGCGCGCGCTTGCGGATCTTCTTGCGCTTCGTCGCCGCCTTGAAGTCCGTCGTCAGCGCACTGCAGCTCGTTTGCGATGGGGCGGCGCTCGCCGGCGGCGGCACGGCGATCCAGCCGAGCGCGAGCGAGCAGCCGAGGACGAGCGCGGAGCGAAGCAGCGTGGACACGAGCGCAGGCTATCGCGCCGCGTGCCGCCCCGCGGTGACGAGATCACACCGCTCGCTTCAGCTTCACGATCGCGCCGAGCGCGCGCTTCGCGAACGGCGTGAGCCGCGTGCGCGTGTAGAGGCCCGCGACGCCCTTCAGTGCCTCGCCCTGCGTCGGGTACGGGTAGATCACCCGCGTGAACGCGCCGAGGCCGATGCCTTGCGTGATCGCGAGGGTGTACTGCGTGATGAGGTCGCCCGCGTGCGCGGCCACGATCGTGGCGCCCACGATCTCGTCCGTGCCCTTGCGCACGTGCACCTTCACGAAGCCTTCCTCGGCGCCGTCCGTCACGGCGCGGTTCGCGCGCGTGATCGGCACCTGATACGTGTCGATCGCGATGCCCTTCGCCTGCGCGTCGCGCTCGTACATGCCGACGTGCGCGATCTCGGGCGCGGTGTACGTGCACCACGGCATCACGAGCCGCGAGAGGCGCTGCTTGCCGAACGGGCCGAACGAGAAGAGCGCGTTCTGCACGACGATCTTCGCGGCCGCGTCGGCGGCGTGGGTGAACTTCCAGGCCATGCACACGTCGCCGGCGGCGTAGATGTGCGGGTTCGACGTGCGCAGGAAGTCGTCGACTTTCACCCCGAGCCGCGCGTCGTAGTCGACGCCCGCGACCTCGAGGCCCATGCCCGTCACGTTCGGCGCGCGGCCCGCGCCCACGAGGATCTCGTCGACGGCGAGCACGCGCGCGCGGCCCGCCTTGTCCGTCACGTGCACGAGCTTCTCGGCGCCGCGCTTCTCCACGCGTTCGAGCTTCACCTCGAACCACAGGTCGACGCCGTCGCGCGCGAGCGCGTTTTGCACGATCGCGGCGGCGTCGGCGTCCTCGCGCGTCAGGATCTGCGGGCTCATCTCGAGGATCGTGACTTCGCTGCCGAGGCGCCGGAACGACTGCGCGAGCTCGCAGCCGATCGGCCCGGCGCCGATCACGGCGAGCCGGCGCGGGCGCTCCGTGAGCCTGAAGACCGTCTCGTTGTCGAGGTAGCCCGCATCGGCGAGCCCCGGGATCGGCGGCGCCGCGGCGCGCGCGCCGCTCGCAATCACGGCCCGCCGGAAGCGCAGCGTCTGCTCGCCGACCGCGATGGTGTTCCTGCTCGTGAACTCGGCGTCGCCGAGGTGCACGTCGACGCCGAACTCTTCCGTGTACCGCTTCGCACTGTCCTCGTGGCTGATGCGGGCGCGGATCTCGCGCATGCGCTCCATCGCCTTCGCGAAGTCCGGCAAGCCTGAGGACTCGCCGCCGAGCCCGAGCTTCGCCGCCTCGCGCGCTTCGTGGACGTAATGCGCCGCGCGGATCACCGCCTTCGACGGCACGCAGCCCACGTTCAGGCAGTCGCCGCCCATCAGGTGGCGCTCGATCAGCGCCGTCTTCGCGCCGAGGCTGGATGCGAGCAGCGAGGTCACGAGCCCCGCCGTTCCGGCGCCGACCACGACCAGGTCGTAGACGCCGTCGGTTCGCGGGTTCTGCCAGGTGGGCGGATGCACGTTCGCGACGAGGTGCTCGTTGTGCTGGTCGAAGGGAGCGATGCGCAGGGACACGGGGCTACTCCTTGGCCGCGGCAGTGAGGTCGGAACCGCTCGCGTCGGCGAGGGCGCGCCGTGCGATGCGCGTCACGAGCACGGTGACGACGATGGTGGCGAGCAGGCCGACCGCGGTGAGCGCGGTCTTGCCGGCGCTCGCGCCGCCGCCCGCCGCCGCAGCTGCGACGTCGCCCGCGAGGCTGCCGAGGTACACGTAGAGGAACGTGCCGGGCAGCATGCCCGCCGCGCCGAGCACGTAGTCGCCGAGGCTCACGCGCGTGAGGCCGAGCGCGTAGTTGCCGAGCGAAAACGGGAAGACGGGCGAGAGCCGTAACAAGAACACGATCTTGCGGCCCTGCTGACCGATCGCGCGGTCGATCGCGGCGAACTGCGCGTTGCCCGCGATGCGCGCCGCCACGAAGTCGCGCGCGACGTAGCGCGCGATCAGGAACGAGAGTGTCGACCCGAGCACCGCCGCCGTGAACACGATCGCGGTGCCCTCCACGACGCCGAAGATGCCGCCGCCCGCGAGCGTGAGCGCTGCGCCGGGCAGGAACGCGACGACGCCGAGCGCGTAGCCCGCGATGAACACGATCGGCCCGATCGCGCCGAGGCTCGCGATCCACACGCGGAACTCCTCGATGCGGCCGCCCGCGTACTTGCCGAGCACGATCAGCGCCGCGACCGCGAGCAGGCCGAGCGCGAGCTTCGCCCACGGGATGCCGCGCGGCGGCGCATCGCTCATCGGCATGGGCGCATTCGTCACGGGCCTCTCCTCTCGGGTTCGCGGGCTCTGATGCTCGCTGCGCATGCGGGTCACGCGAGCGCGCCGCCGCAGCTCGAGCCGGCGCCGGCGGTGCAGCCGAAGCAGTGCGCAGCCGTGGCGATGCGCAGCCCTGACAACTCGCGCACGTCGCCCAGCTCGAACAGCGTGCGCGGACCGCGCAGCGGCAGCGCGAGGGCTTGGTTGAAGTCGCAGTCGTAGAGCGCGCCGTCCCATGCCACGGAGAGCGTGGTGCGGCACATCAACGCGGGGGTCGTCTCCGCGTTGAAGTGATTCACGAGCAGCGCCATGTACTCCGCGTGCTTGCCGCTGCGCGCGAGATCGCGGGCGAAGCGCTTGATGGGCATGTTCGTGATCGTGAGCAAGCGATCGAACGCGATGCCGAGCGCGGCGAGCTCGCGGCGGTAGTCGGCTTCGAGCTTCTGCTGCGGACCGGGCAGAAACGCACCGAGCGGGTTGTACACGAGCGCGAGCACGAGACCGCCGCCGCGCGCGTAGCCGAGCGCGTTCAGCTTGCGCAGCGCATCGAGGCTGCGCGCGTAGACGTTCTTGCCGCGCCGCGCGTCGACGTTGCCGGGCGTGTAGCAGGGGAGCGACGCGACCACTTCGACGCGCTGCTCGGCGAGGAACGCCGCGGTGTCCTCCTGACCTGGCTCGAACAGCACGGTGAGGTTGCAGCGATCGATCACGCGGCGGCCGAGCGCGCGCGCACCGCGCACGAGCGCGCGGAAGTGCGGATTCAGCTCCGGTGCGCCGCCGGTGAGGTCGAGCGTCGCGAGCTGCGGATTCTCCGCGAGCACGGCGAGCACGCGCGCGGCGAGCTCTTCGCCGAGCGCCTCGCTGCGTTTCGGGCCAGCCTCGACGTGGCAGTGGTGGCAAGCGAGGTCGCAGCGCAGGCCCACGTTCACCTGCAGCGTCGTCGTCTCCGCGCGCGCGAGCGGCGGCAGCCCGTGCTCGGCGAGCCTGCGGTCGAAGTCGAGTTGTGGCGTAGTCATTAGGGCCTCGGCCTCGGGCTTTACGCCGCTCTCGCGCGCGAGGTTACGCTGATTCGCAGCGAGGAGAGTGCATGAAGCCGGGCATTGCGTGGATCACGGGCGCCTCCTCCGGCATCGGGCGCGAGCTCGCGCGGCAGCTGGCCGGGCAGGGCTGGCGGCTCGCACTGATCGCGCGGCGCAAGCAGCGACTCGATGCGCTCGCCGCGGAGCTCGCGGCGCGGCACGGGACGCAGTCGGAGGTGATCGCGGCAGACCTGCTCGCGCCGGGCGATCTCGAGCGCGTGGCCGAGCGCATCGCCGCGGCGCCGCCGGACCTGCTCGTGAACAACGCCGGCTTCGGCACCGCGGGCGCGCTCGCGCAGCTCGACGCCGCGCGTGAGCTCGACGAGGTGCGCACTCTCGTGCTCGCGGTCGTGCGCCTCACGCGCGCGGCGCTGCCCGGCATGCTCGCCCGCGGCAGCGGCGCGATCGTGAACGTGTCCTCGCTCGCGGGCGAAGCGCCCGGCCCCTACAACGCGACCTACTCCGCGAGCAAAGCGTTCGTCACGAGCTTCAACGGGGCCGTCTACGAAGAGACGCGCGGTAGCGGCGTGCGCGTGATGGCGCTGCTGCCAGGCTTCACCGCGACCGAGTTCCAGGAAGTCGCGGGCGTCAGCCGCGACGCGATCCCGCCCGCCGCGCGCCTCAGCGCCGAGTTCGTGGTGGCCGAGGCGCTGCGCGATCTCGAGCGCGGCGCCGCGCGCTCTATTCCAGGCGCCGCATACAAGCTCGCCGCACGCGCCGAGGGCGTCCTCCCGCGCGCCCTGATCCGCCGCATCGTGGGCGAGGTCTGGCGCCGCGCGCAGCGCTGAGCCATTTGGGGTCTGGCCCCAAGTGGCGCCTCCCTCCGGGGCATCGCGCAAGTTCGCGGTTTCGCTCACCGATTGGCGGGCTAGCTTGCTGAACTGAACTTCATGTCAGTCTCGACTCCGTCACGCCCGATCGTCGATCTCAGCGCCCACCGCGCTCGCCGCGATCCCGTGCGCACGCGCGAGCGCCTGATCGCAGCCGGCACCGACCTCTTCGCGCAGCACGGGCTGCACGAGGTCACGAGCGCAGGGGTCGCACGCCACGCGGGCGTTGCGACCGGCACGTTCTACCTGCACTTCCCCGACAAGCTCGCGCTGTTCCGCACGATCGTGTTCGACGGGCTCGCCGAGCTGCGAGCGCGGCAGGACGCCGCCGGCGCGCAGCAGCCGCGCGGCACGGCCGAGGAGCTGCGTGCGCGCCTCGCCACGTTCCTCGAGTTCGCGGAGGAGAAGCGCGCGCTGATGCGCGTGCTGTTCGCGCGCAGCGCCGAGGCGGCGGGCATCGCGGACGAGATCGTGGCAGCGCTCGCGCCGGGCGTGGAGCGCAGATACGTGGCGCTCCGCGCTGCCGGGCGTCTGCCCGCGGGCGTGAGCCCGGCGGTCGCCGCGCAGGCGCGCGCCGCCGCAGTCGTGCGCATCGCGGCATGGTGGACCGAAGACCCCGCGCGCGCCACGCGCCGCGAAGTGATCGACACGCTCGTCGCCCTCGACCCCGCCGCGTTCGCGCCGAGCGTCACTCCCTAACAACCGCGCCCGACCTGGAGCCGATTCCGATGCCCCACATCACGCACGACGCCGCCTACAACACCGTTGACCGCGACGACTTCCTCGCGATGATCGAGCCCGCGCGTTACGGCACGCGCTGCGACGCCTTCGACGACATCATCTCCGCGACGCGCGATCACCACTGGGATCCGACCGATCCCGTCTACATCGATTTCGACGCCGATGCGTTCGACGTGAAGACGCAGCTGATCATGCCGCGCGAGTTCACCGTCGAGCTGCAGTGCGCGGTGAAGGACCGCCTCGACGAGGGCCAGCAGATCCGCCTCGCGAACGAATCCACACGCTTCTCGCTCTCCTCGATCCTGCACGGCGAGCAGGGCGCGCTCTCGCTCTCGGCGAGCCTCACGCACATCCTGCGCGATCCGGGCGCACAGGAGTACGCCACCAACCAGGCGCGCGAAGAGGCGCGCCACGTCGCCGGCTTCTCGCGCTACGTCGCGAAGCGCTTCGGCACGCCGCTCGGCTGCGGCTCGACGCTCGCGAGCCTGATGAACGAGCTCGTGCTCGCGCCCGAGGTCTACAAGAAGCTCGTCGGCATGCAGATGCTGATCGAGGGCCTCGCGATGGGCGCCTTCGCGACGTTCCACTCGATGACGAACGATCCGGTGCTGCGCCGCCTGATCCAGCTCACCATGAGCGACGAGGCGTTCCATCACAAGTTCGGAAAGATCTGGGCGGATCGGACGATCTCGAAGCTCAGCGAGGAAGAGCACATCGTCGTCGAGGACTGGGCGGCGAAGTGCTTCCAGACCTTGCTCTTCAATCTCATCAACGCGGAGCAGAAGCAGGCGATCTACCCGCAGTTCGGGCTCGAGTGGCAGTGGGTGCGCGGCGCGGTACTCGAAGCGTTCACCGACAAGGATCGCCGCCAGGCGATGACGCAGAGCACGAACATCTTCCGCGTACTGATCAAGACCTTGCTGAAGGCCGGCATCATCACCGAGCGCACGCGCGCGGTGTACGCGGGCTGGGTCGACATGAACGAGCTGCAGCGTGAGGGCGACGAAGTGATCGGTCACGAGCTCGCGATGCAGACCGTCGCCGAGCTGCGCGACCTGAACGCGCAGCAAGCGAAGGTGATGAGCCGCGCGCTGAAGGAGCGCCGCGCGAGCTGAGCAAGGGCTGCGCTCGCCTACTGGTACTCGATCACCAACACAGGCGCGCGAGTTCCATTCGCGGCTTCGGCGGTGCGCTTGCCCACACCGTTGACGAGAAGCGTGAGAGCGTTCCCGGAGGCCCAACCGGGCTGGCTGAGGATCTCGCTCACGATGGGCGCGAGGTTTGGCGTGCGCTGGTCGACGCCTGCGACCTGAGCTGTCGGCCACGGAGCGGGAGCCCAGGTGACACTCGAAGTTGTCCGCGCGCGACTCGAGAGCGAGAACGGCGTCGTCGCAAATGGGGTGGAGTTGGCGACGCGCTTGCCGGTGAGGGTGAGGGTGCAGCTGGCCGTGGTGACTTCATCCGCCTCGAACTGCACGTAGGCATTCGTGATCGTCGCGGTCGCTGGGATGGCGATGTTCGTGAAGCGCAGGGCGACGGTTTGGTTGCCGCCCGCGTCGACCACGAGCTCGAGGTCGGAGCTGTTCAGGTCCACCACGCCCGTGGCGAGCTCCGAACCTGCTCGGCGGAAAGCCGAGCGACGTGTCGATCAAGCTGGCCGGGCACGACGTGTCGGGCTGGCAGGCGGTCGTCGACGCCCACTACGACCGACTGGTCGCCGACCTCGCCGCCGCAGGCATCGAGGTCGTGCCACAAGCCGAAGTCCGCGCGCAGAAGGAGTACGCGGCGATCGCGAAGGCCGCCGTCGCGTTGCCGAAGGAAGTCGGCGGCAAGGCGGGGAAGGGCACTTATTACGGCGCACGCGATCTCCCGGTCGTGGTGCAAGACGAGCTCGCGGTGTTCCAACGCGGCTTCAAGCTCGAGGGCGGCCTGTTCGGCGGGAAACCCGTCGAGGATCTCTACATGAGCGGTGGCTCGAAGATCGCGGCGAGCTTCAGCACGGGCGCCGTGCTCGCTGCGGAGCGCCAGCTCGCAAGGAAGCTCGACGCGCACGTGCTGAAGGTGCGGCTCACCGTCCTTCCCGCGCAGCTCACGGCGGACCGAGACTTCTGGAAGGGCGGCGGCGTCGAGACTAACGCGGCCGTCGCACTGGTGCCGCTCGTCAATCGGTACTTGTTCTCCGGGCCGGACGGCAAAGACGCGCGCCTGTCCGTGAAGCGAGACCTCGTGAGTACGCGCAGCACCGGCCAACTGAAGGACGTGACCTCGGCCGCGCAGAAGGTCAACC
This genomic stretch from Deltaproteobacteria bacterium harbors:
- a CDS encoding zf-HC2 domain-containing protein, with the protein product MTCREFTEFLMAYLDGELASDVRSAFESHMFGCQTCVNYLESYQATIQLGRVACAEDEPVPSDVPESLVQAILAARKLQ
- a CDS encoding ferritin-like domain-containing protein, producing the protein MPHITHDAAYNTVDRDDFLAMIEPARYGTRCDAFDDIISATRDHHWDPTDPVYIDFDADAFDVKTQLIMPREFTVELQCAVKDRLDEGQQIRLANESTRFSLSSILHGEQGALSLSASLTHILRDPGAQEYATNQAREEARHVAGFSRYVAKRFGTPLGCGSTLASLMNELVLAPEVYKKLVGMQMLIEGLAMGAFATFHSMTNDPVLRRLIQLTMSDEAFHHKFGKIWADRTISKLSEEEHIVVEDWAAKCFQTLLFNLINAEQKQAIYPQFGLEWQWVRGAVLEAFTDKDRRQAMTQSTNIFRVLIKTLLKAGIITERTRAVYAGWVDMNELQREGDEVIGHELAMQTVAELRDLNAQQAKVMSRALKERRAS
- a CDS encoding TetR/AcrR family transcriptional regulator encodes the protein MSVSTPSRPIVDLSAHRARRDPVRTRERLIAAGTDLFAQHGLHEVTSAGVARHAGVATGTFYLHFPDKLALFRTIVFDGLAELRARQDAAGAQQPRGTAEELRARLATFLEFAEEKRALMRVLFARSAEAAGIADEIVAALAPGVERRYVALRAAGRLPAGVSPAVAAQARAAAVVRIAAWWTEDPARATRREVIDTLVALDPAAFAPSVTP
- a CDS encoding mercuric reductase translates to MPRPRSSPVSLRIAPFDQHNEHLVANVHPPTWQNPRTDGVYDLVVVGAGTAGLVTSLLASSLGAKTALIERHLMGGDCLNVGCVPSKAVIRAAHYVHEAREAAKLGLGGESSGLPDFAKAMERMREIRARISHEDSAKRYTEEFGVDVHLGDAEFTSRNTIAVGEQTLRFRRAVIASGARAAAPPIPGLADAGYLDNETVFRLTERPRRLAVIGAGPIGCELAQSFRRLGSEVTILEMSPQILTREDADAAAIVQNALARDGVDLWFEVKLERVEKRGAEKLVHVTDKAGRARVLAVDEILVGAGRAPNVTGMGLEVAGVDYDARLGVKVDDFLRTSNPHIYAAGDVCMAWKFTHAADAAAKIVVQNALFSFGPFGKQRLSRLVMPWCTYTAPEIAHVGMYERDAQAKGIAIDTYQVPITRANRAVTDGAEEGFVKVHVRKGTDEIVGATIVAAHAGDLITQYTLAITQGIGLGAFTRVIYPYPTQGEALKGVAGLYTRTRLTPFAKRALGAIVKLKRAV
- a CDS encoding SDR family oxidoreductase; translation: MKPGIAWITGASSGIGRELARQLAGQGWRLALIARRKQRLDALAAELAARHGTQSEVIAADLLAPGDLERVAERIAAAPPDLLVNNAGFGTAGALAQLDAARELDEVRTLVLAVVRLTRAALPGMLARGSGAIVNVSSLAGEAPGPYNATYSASKAFVTSFNGAVYEETRGSGVRVMALLPGFTATEFQEVAGVSRDAIPPAARLSAEFVVAEALRDLERGAARSIPGAAYKLAARAEGVLPRALIRRIVGEVWRRAQR
- a CDS encoding sigma-70 family RNA polymerase sigma factor, which gives rise to MSGERAPFALPPEDAALVAELRAGSASAYERFVRENAPRVLGVARRMMRNDEDARDIVQDTFLSAFRHIGDFDGNSRLASWLHRIAVNAALMKLRSKRRRPEESIEELLPKFLADGNHEREPSPWALGGEAATASAEVRKAVRRAIDEMPDLYRDVVLLRDIEDLSTEEAARALGITIPALKTRLHRARLALRERLDDLLRELGGAP
- the arsS gene encoding arsenosugar biosynthesis radical SAM protein ArsS (Some members of this family are selenoproteins.), whose product is MTTPQLDFDRRLAEHGLPPLARAETTTLQVNVGLRCDLACHHCHVEAGPKRSEALGEELAARVLAVLAENPQLATLDLTGGAPELNPHFRALVRGARALGRRVIDRCNLTVLFEPGQEDTAAFLAEQRVEVVASLPCYTPGNVDARRGKNVYARSLDALRKLNALGYARGGGLVLALVYNPLGAFLPGPQQKLEADYRRELAALGIAFDRLLTITNMPIKRFARDLARSGKHAEYMALLVNHFNAETTPALMCRTTLSVAWDGALYDCDFNQALALPLRGPRTLFELGDVRELSGLRIATAAHCFGCTAGAGSSCGGALA
- the arsC gene encoding arsenate reductase (glutaredoxin) (This arsenate reductase requires both glutathione and glutaredoxin to convert arsenate to arsenite, after which the efflux transporter formed by ArsA and ArsB can extrude the arsenite from the cell, providing resistance.) gives rise to the protein MLPFDDDALLLLHNPRCSKSREAAALLDARGARYETRLYLEAPLSRGELADLAQRLARPVRELVRTKEPAFAALGLIASAGDDALLDALAREPALLERPVLVRGKRAVIGRPPEAVLELLA
- a CDS encoding TerB family tellurite resistance protein; this translates as MRWLGIGGDAKPETAAQTASVREISARLERLPPQTARYLAAFAYVLARGAGADLRIEDAEATEMRRIVSELANLAPDEADLVVEIARSQVRLLCGTENYVVTREFKNLATRVQRAQLLECLFAVAAADGTVAPAESAEIVAIAEELGFTRAEANAVKAKYRERLSEFQSRR
- a CDS encoding TVP38/TMEM64 family protein translates to MSDAPPRGIPWAKLALGLLAVAALIVLGKYAGGRIEEFRVWIASLGAIGPIVFIAGYALGVVAFLPGAALTLAGGGIFGVVEGTAIVFTAAVLGSTLSFLIARYVARDFVAARIAGNAQFAAIDRAIGQQGRKIVFLLRLSPVFPFSLGNYALGLTRVSLGDYVLGAAGMLPGTFLYVYLGSLAGDVAAAAAGGGASAGKTALTAVGLLATIVVTVLVTRIARRALADASGSDLTAAAKE
- a CDS encoding tannase/feruloyl esterase family alpha/beta hydrolase, whose product is MARLWDAAIPARATVDTFETIGLRLGPTTRDDFVRLYMAPGGYHCRNGRGPSNFDALSALEAWSERGTRPDAIVASGGGMTRPLCPYPQRARLIDPNGSTTNASNFRCQ